The segment ATTCAGATCCCTCaaaaaaaacacaatcacaTTCAATTTCGGATAAATCAAAATAGTTTTGAGATTAGAGATTAATACGAAAAAGCTCAAAGCCAATACACTTCTACCCTTGGATTGAGATTTAGAAacacaaaatcttcattatacGGATTATCAActcaaaaatatcaagaaaaccctaatctaATCCCGATCTAAATCATTCAACAAAAATCAACGACGAAAGAGCTTCAACAACCATTCCACTAAGGTAAATAACAACCGAACAAACACTAGCAACGCCACTGCACGAGGATGATTCACAAATCCAAAAAGGACGTAGAAcagatagaaaaaaaaatttaaaaaaaagaagataaaattacAGAGAGAGCTTACATTTTGGACAAAGATAAAATTAGCGACGACAATACTACCGACGATTCCGCCGAGTATAGCAACAGGACCGGTTAACAAGCTCCATTTTCTGTGAATCATCTTCGATATTCTTCACCTTCTGCTTCTCTCTCTCGTAGAAATTTCtgtaaattaaagaaaaacacAGTTCGAGGTACCAAATCAAATGGGCCTCTCAAATTCGGGTTTTTAGTTTTCGGTCCTTGATGGTTTGCCTTCTATTTGGTTACATCCTTATTGTTTTCTACTTGACAAATAACGTCCCTTAAGTTTTCCCAACTTAACCAAAAACATCCCTCCGTTATATTTTCCGTTTAAATACTAACGTCGCTTCACGTTTCTGACTTCACAACACAACTATTAGTTTTTCTACATACTACAAGTCGTGTAGGAAACAAATTGCATGTAGGAGGTCAAGTAAAATATATGTGCTTACGTATTAACTTTATATAAGAACACTACTAATGTAAATCAAAATTTTGGCTTAATGTGGGCTTCTATTTCTTCAAAGCAAGGTACTTTGTTATTCGCCTTTCACTTCTactaaatttgatttttgtcatttttaaaaaacaggTTAACGATAACGCTTGTTTTTATATAGTAAAATCATGTATAGATAGCGTCTTTTATGTATTAACATGGATTATGATGGAATGGGTTTACCAGGGTTAATGTTCAAGTTTTGAgtatgataaaatataattgaaaacaaaaagaatcCTATAACACTTTGATACcgaagataaaaaaaagaaagtccTTTCTATTCTATATTACTTATGACAATCACAAAAGAGAAGTCCAATATTTTGAGACAcagaaaataagttagaaaatgGGATCCAACTCGAGTAAAAACGATCGAAAAGGAGTATGTAGAAAAAGTTAATGGAGGTCATGGTAACATACTAAATAAAGTATGGcaaaaactattaaaaacaaTATCTACTATGACAATCAAAATACAATAACGAAGGACAAGATACTTCGTACCTCCAGGCTCCCACCAACACAAATATTGGAAGACAATACCCACCAATATGTGATTAAAACGGAAGaaaacatttcttttttttctccgcTAAGATTTGAACGTTTGGTtagctattttatttttcacttcatTGAAAACTAGACCACTAACTTGCACCGTGGTCTAGACgcaataaaaatgaaaagaagaacAACTAAGCCAAAGAATATAGACAACAAACTAGAAGAAACAGCAATACTGCAATGACATGGACTCTTAACCAATCAAAATCACATAGAAGAAGTGATTAGGATAGACTAGAATGCTTGTCTATGTACAACAAGCTTATAGCCAGCCAGCCAGCTACAAACTGGAAAACTTCATTATTTGATACCAGAACTGAGCATCTTTAACCAAACATTTGTTTGGAACATCAACAAAATAAGGGACTGCTGCACCTGCACTCTACATATTGTTAGTTTACTATAAAATAGCATGCCAATTGAGAAGGGGGTGTAAATTGCATAGGGCATCCACAACTTCAGAAATCCAactttcatcatatcatatggTCATAATCACCAAATCTATCCTCTGTTGCAATGAGTTATTAAAACAAATCCAAAAACATGCATAAGCTTACTAGACTAGTTGATAAAAAGTTATCACTATGGACTGAGAAACTAACTAGAAAATATCCTTCATAGAATATAAGAGAGATTCTGCACAGGAAAAAGGTATATCACACTGACATCTTCCACAACCAGTGAAGAGTCTGCTGAGAGAACTCAAATTGGAGCGGCACATGTAGTCCTGAAGTGGCCAGTCTGATTACAGCGGCTGCAATGAACAACTCGCTTCACCCTACCACGGTCTTCTGCTCTAACCCGCTTCTTCCTTGGCCTGCCAGGAGGCCGGAGTGACTTAGGTGGGTTTATAATAACCTCAACAGCTTGGGCAGCATCGGGATCTCCCTCTGTCATCTCCCTCCATGATGACTTATCTGGAACAGGATGAATAGTTTGGGAATATGTCTTCCTGTACGTCGCAACAGTAAAGCAACTCTCAGTAAACCGGTGGACATTTTGCCGGCAAGAAAGTAGTGCTGCCACAGCATGTGCACAGGGCAAACCATAGAGTTGCCAGCCCTGACAAAGGCAGCGACGGTTCCGAATATCAACAATATTGGTACCCTCATGAGATATCACCTCAAACTCAGCTTCATTAGCACGAAGAACCTGGTAAGTCCGGGCACGCTCAAGAGCATCCGCAACTCGCATCTCCGCTGTAGGCACCAGGATTGACGTCCACTGCATACTGGTTTCTCGTCGTTCATTGAACCAAGTCATAAGCTGCCTCCTGATGCATTCCATCATCTGAATTATTGGAAGTCCAGAGGCCTCTAGAATCCAATTATTCAATTGTTCCACTATGTTAGCAGTCAAATGCCCAAACCTTGTTCCCTCAAAATAAGCTGTGGCCCACAATCGTGGAGGAATCCGCCGAATCCAGTATGCAGCATCTTGTGATATTTCCTCAATCTCAAGAATTTTTGCCTCGAACTCAATGATTGTAAGAGCATGTGCAGCTTCCCACAACAGGTTAACAAGCATTGTATTATTGAACTCCTTACGGAAGCTTTCACTCAAATGACGCATGCAAAAACCATGGAAGGCAGTGGGAAAATTTGCTTCAACACCATCCACAATGCCCTTCTGCCTGTCAGACAAGATGGTAAGTCTTGGCATGTTTTCTGTATTGACCTCTAGCAAggtatgaagttcagagagaaACCACATCCAGTTATCATCATTCTCCTCATCAACAACACCAAATGCTAGAGGAAAAAGACCGCCATCACCATCAAAACCAGTAGCTAAAAGTAAAGTACCAAGGTACTTGCTTTTCAAGAAGGTCCGGTCAAGCCCAAGAAGAGGGCGACAAGCATTCAGAAAACCAAAAATAGAAGCCTGGAATGATATAAAAAGCCGCTGAAAGCAATTATCATCAGGGCTTGCATAAACTGATGCTATACTCCCTGGATTGGTCCTTTTAACTTGTTCACAGTACTGAGGAAGAAGGCGATAACCTTCTTCAAAGGAACCGCGCATAGCAGCCATAATTCGTTCCTTTCCACGCCAAGCTTGCTTGTACGAGAGGGTGATTCCATGAACCCGGTGAATTTCTTCAAGGATCTCTTTTGGCTTGCAATTTGGGTTTTCCCTAAGCCGTTGCTCCACAGAGTTGGCCACCCACTGAACTGAGGCTTGCTGATGGCCTAGATGTGCGATTCCTCCACATGTATGGTTGTCATGAATTGTTCTGATAGTGAACGTTGGTACACCAGGAAGTTTCGCAGCATGAATACGCCAAGGGCACTCCTCACTGGCACATTTAGCAGTAAAACGAGTTTTATCAGATTTTATGGTCTGAATCTCAAAGTGAAGAGCAATGGCTGTGTCCCGTAAGGCCCTTCGACAGCTTTTGACATCAGGGAATTCTTGTCCCACATGCAACTCAAAATCAGGTGTTGTTGACATAGTTCGAGCCTGAAGCACATGAGTTGACGAAGCAAGAACCATCTGGCCATCATGGAGTTCATATTCATGTGCAGGTTCAACACCCATATCATGACTCTCAACAACAGCTAATTCCAGGTTATCATCAAGTTCTTGGTTTTCCTCGATCCCCAACTCATCATGTTCAGAAATATCTAGCTCATTGTTTTCAGTAGGCAACTCCTGGTTTTCATGCTCGGGCTTCTGCTCCATAGATAAACCATTCTCGTGATCATACTCATGCTCATGATTCCCCTCATGATCTTGGCTCTGCCCTATACCCATCTCATGCTCATGGTTATGGTTCTGCGCTAGTTCCAGTTCATGGTTATGATTCTGCGCTAGTTCCAATTCATGGTTATGATTCTGCGCTAGTTCCAATTCATTGTTATGGTTCTGGCTTATGCCCATCGGATGAGTGTGGTCAAATACTATTTCCTGGTTCTCGCCACCAACAGCTAAGTCGTTATTCTGACCAAGGATCAACTCATGGTTCGCCATTCCTCTCTGCAAAAGTAGCTCTTTCAATCAATAGACTGTTCTACCACACTGAGAACTTTGCAACTGTACCAACAAAAGATCAAACCACTAACAAACACCCAAACCTACTTTTCTGCTTCAAGTGACTTCACTAAGACCTGCTTCAAAAAAGCACAGACAATTCATGATCTGGAATATTAAACGAGGGAGAAGTAAACACAATAATCTAGACCCATTATCAGTATCCAAAACCAgaacaaaccaaaaaaaaggGGGCAAAACATTAATTGAATACAGTCTGACCTACTCCCAACACTATATTACTCCACCGCACCGATCAAACACCACGAAATAGCAGTTAAAAGAACGAATCAAACCAACaaaataaactacacaaatccctaaaagaaacaaaacagCAAAGGATCATCCCATCAATCTACTCATCAAAAGAGGAAGAAACCACAAACCAAATCAGTAAACAGgaactccaaaaaaaaaaaaaaaaactcaccaTAAATTAGCCAAAGTCAAAACACGCAACTCCTTCAAATCACCGATCGATTGTTTGTCGAACAGCCCTAACACTCCAAGATTTCACCTTTTCCAACCAAAACACCAGGAAACACAAAACCCATCAGAACCCATCTCATAATTGGATCAAAAAACAAACGAAAAGGTGGAGAGGTTGaggaaaaaatttgaatatggcGGGGAAAATAGGGATGaagagagagagaaggagagaaATGGGAAAATCGGAAAAGTGTAGAAGGGCAAGGAAGGGAAGGAAGGAGGGTGAAGAAATTGAGGGGCAAAAGGGAATTGGGGATTTGCGATTGTGAGGAATTACAGAAATAAGGGCTAACACTGAGAACGATGGGTATTTAGGTCATAATGGGACACCCCTTTACTCCTTTTATAGTTTGTACTTACCATATTAccctcttttttctttaatttattatattttcctCATTTGGTCCCTACACCCTTTTATAAATATTGATGATACTTGAACATTTTTTATTCCCCCCTCTTCATGTTATTTGAGATATTACTATTTAGAAttagaatatttataaaattctaGGTTTTGAATCTGAGTTTCTCATGAAATTTTCGATTCGTAAAATATAataagtttgtattttttttttatcaaatgaaGGATGAGTTAAGTGCAATATACAGGGGAGAACTAGTATATGCAGAGGCACAGTATATGAGTCGCTACAAACTTGAAAGCAGAAGTAGTAGCTATTTAGAAAGCCTTAGAACACTGTAAAAGACAAGTGATCAATCAAATCATCTCAGAGACTGACTCTCTAAGTCTTAAGAATATGATTAAGATAAACTGGAGAATATCTTGGAGTTTAATGGAAAGAATATACGAGATACATGAAACAATGACTATCTTGTACCAACAAATAGATTGCATCACAAACATAACTATCAATCAAGAGAAAATACAACAGTACGAAAGCTTTTATGATCTACCAAGTAAGGCAAGAAAGATACTAAACATGGACAAGCAACAATTACCATCAACCAAAATAAGAATAGGAAGCATCACTAGTACTAGTCATCGTTAACATGATAAACAGAGAAAGCTCACAGAGTTACATAGttattatatttacaaaaaaaaaaagtttgtggtGGGACTATGGGCAAAATATCTATGCGAAAGCTTACTAGCTTAAGTTATGTCGACCAACAAAAAGTGATTATCAGCAAAAAGCGAGAGTTGTGAAACCAAATCTACATGGCCATCTTTGTGTATAGCTAAGAGATTGATAGTAAGATATCGGAGAGAAAGTTGCATTGGCTTTATTTATCTTGGCTTTAACTGCAAAAGAAACATCAATCAGAAAAAAGGCAGTTTAGTGATAAATAAGAGGAACGAAAAATACTTACATGAATCCACGAAGCTGAATATACACGATTCTGGCTCTCCCTGGATTTCTTACAAACGCATAAACCCTCATCGAATGGTATACCTACAGAATAAAAGGATTAAACATGGACATTAGGATGACCGAAGAACTTGAAAACAATAAATGAATATAGTTGATAGTTGACCAAATAATAATGGTCGTCTCCACGATGAAGAAAATTGATAAACAGATACGGATGAGGATAAAGTTTATGTTGGAACTCCATAGAAACGTCTTCAGCAGCGGAGatcagagaagaaaaagaaaaatgatgttGAAGTCCACTTTAAATTAGACTATGggcaaaaataaaaactaaccAGCTTAAACTGTATCGACTGATAAAAAGTGAAAATTACCAGcaaaaaaaagaatcatgaaACCAGATCTGCATAGATATCTTTGTGTAAAACTAAGAGATTGATTGAAAATACTGCATGACTACTTAGATTTCTCTATCTTGACTTTATTTGCGAAAGAGACATCAAAAGAATACAACTTAGTGATAAAAGAGTGGATCAAGAAAACTTACATGAATCTACAAAGTTGAATACACACGATTTTGACTCTCTCTGGGTTTCTTACAAATCCATAAACCCCCACAGACAGGTATGCCTACTGAATAGAAGGCATAAACAAGAAAATTGGGATGAACAAATGATGATGAAAACGGAGAAATTGATACCTTTGAAAGATGATCGAGTAATAATAATTCTCTCCATGATGAAGAATATTGATAACCAGAAGTGAAAGAGGATAATGATTGTGTTGGGACTCCATGGAAATTGAAAACGTCTTCAGCGGCGGAGATCAAATAAGAAAGAGGAAGATGAGTCTGAAGTCCACTTTAAGAAACCCTACTTTATAGGGCTTTGTTTTTTTCACCCGGAGATCGATCACTTGTGGACCGatcttatacatatatatttgtttccTTTCTGGCTTTTGTTTAATGGGCTCACTTTAAGTCCATTGAATTTTCTTATCAATAAAATCGGGTCACGGTTTgaattttattctaaaaaaaaaactcgtaatttttcatgaaaaagttGCCcactttcttgatttttctatattaagacataaaaatattgaaaagacaTATAGAAACATACTTTCCCTTAGACATCTTTTGAAACAAGtattattgaatcaaattgaCTTGTTAAGATTCATCTTAAGTTTTAcgtattttttcaattttagtcATAAACctctttaaaattgttatagaaatataattataattgacaaatataaaaggaaaaaaaggccCAATATAGTTTTTAGTAGGCGTTTGGCTATGCGATATCATATCACGATATGATATCGTGAAATGAAATCAAcgtttggacatgcgatttcACGCTGATTTCGTCTCGtgatttcatatcatgagatgtgatatcatattctccaaaaaccatgccatgattttagttattttaatacaaaaattgatccataagtttatattttgttaaaataaccccacatttatatctaataatcattttattccacatgtaaataaaatttataataacatcattactttttaaaaaattttattatcaCCGACATATAATCACTTTAACTCACATTTCACGATTGTTGAGTAATAAGatcttgaagagtctgtgaaaGGTGTTccatttttactcaaatatattgatgaaataattaCTTACGTGGAGAACAAACaactttgtaataatttattatacaattttatgatttttttgtttatttgataatattgaataaacaatttgagctattttaatatttttagaacttataagatttttatgtttatgagaaaatatacaacacTTGCATTCCATATCGCATgtcaaaaaaaactttaatttcatctcataatttcatatcatgacACCATATCGCATGGCCAAATGGGCCCGTAATGCGATAAAAAAatggcaactttcacatatagcaaataaaaaattcatatttgtacactatagcaaagtttgcataattgcgctccatagcaaacaaagaaactgtataattcgctatacatatacagttgaagcaaattgtataaaacaagaaagagaaagacacttgggcagagaactgtataaaaatgaagtgtataaaacgaattgtattattataagtgtatagaaagattatatacaactttaatttgtataaaatgagaaagagagaaagacaaaagagacttgacaatgaatatacaattgaatcgaattgtttAAAAcgggaaagagagaaattagatataatttgaaaattgtataaaacgagaaagagaaaaagacaaaagaaattaggaagtatttttattgtataattataagtgtataggacgaaaatatatatacttgcatgcgtatatacaattttctcacgcattctacaaacagaaacgcaatttatacatttcgcttctgtttgtataagtgagaaaggcgagggtgacgagcgagatttgggagagtggcgagcgagatctgaaagaggagaacaaaaatatatgtatatatacaactttctctgctttatacaattagaaataatttttatacacttgtgtttgtataaaaagtgaggaaacgagcgagagattggaggagagtggcgagcgagatatttgggagagaggcgcctgacaatcTTTTGCAAACGTTTGTTATAgagcataattaaattaaactctagctactctatttattttaggttattagtttgctattatatataattttccataAAAAATTAGCAATTTAACCCTTTGTTTCGACTGTGTCTTGTTCATTTAACTTTGTTGCTAGTCGAATGGTCAGAATTTATCATTATTAGCTAATAAAATCGCtctctttatttaaaaaatataatttaatttacaaatatCATCAGATTAacttatattttgtaaatatattgTTACAATAAATACGACTTGTGCTTTCTTTTCCTTGTCCATATCACTCTATAAAAATTCTTACTAGTTTTATAAATCATTTTGCACACCATGACAACAAATAATGTTCATAAATATTTGCTTATACtactaaaacataataaaaataactgataaaaaataatttataattgcAATTGATAAAACTTTGACATCatcaaatattttccttttaattttctccttgatttctaaaaagtataaatataaaaaagtcaACCTTAAAGGTAAGAAAAGAaccacaattaaatatttacttaagcggattattagttaattaaataccCATTTGATGAGTAAGAGCACTATTTCTTCAAACATTAGAAGAtattaatacaatatttttatataaaaataatttaatacatgTTAGGAATTCTCGTGAGATAAACATTTTTACTATCTTTTTATATGTAGCTATTAAGTTAGTTGTACAATTCTAATTATTGTCAATCATCACTATTATTAACCGTCACTTATAATCATTACTAATAACAATATCTATAACTATCAATAATCACCACCATTAACAATCACTATCGTACACCACATTCATCGCCTTGCTAACACCATCAACTTTCATTACCATTATTATCGTTAACCATTACTATCACCTGCCATCAGCACtgatatttttttgattcatttataaacaaaacttttaaatatactcaaaaacaaataattttaatgattcaatatttaaatcttaatacaaacatttcatatcatattcatacatgttATGAATAATATACTATGACAATTTGGCACCAAAACCAATAAttctacttttttttctcttttatttttttttcctttttcaataaaacaaaagtttgaaaaaaaaaaagactactTTTTTTGGTGTATGACATATTTGTAAGGTTGGATTAAATATGGGCCACCTTTCGGTAGCCGCCCAATTGTAATTCTTGCAATTGGAAAGCCAACTTTCTATGACTATCATTGTCGGTTTCATCTTTTATAcctttattataatatttttttaataatatatatgaaaaattatctGAAATAAGcgtattatttaatttagttaaatttttaaatatttatgattttgattatgaatttatatagtttagtttaatttttgattgtataaatttatatatgtttactCTAACTGTTTGTATacaattttttgatatatttaatttatacatgatatgaaaaattcaaaataaatgtataGATACTACATTTGTATATACTTACCTTGTTTATATATGGGTAagcgaaatatatatatagaaaataatatttgtttattgacaagtgaaatatataaaaggaaatacCTATAGCAAACTAAATTATAACCATTGAGCGTAATTAGACTATCAGTAGCTAAGAAGAATTATTAAGTTTAATCTCTTTTTATGAACTTTTCTTATAATATATTGCACTTTTAGAACGATATAGTGCAGTGAATatgactattttctttttaattaaaatgttaagtttcaaatattaaaaatgaaaaaattatattgatatgtatTATTTCTCTTGAGTAGACTTACACAACgtgaattcaattaattaagttttaacataaatatataatacgATGTGATTTTTACATatcataaaataacaaatcaaatAGTCTTTTCGTTCATATTTGACTTGACATACTAATCAAATAATAAGCTAGAAAAGAGAGTAAACTAGCCAAATACTACAAAAAGATGGGTACTAAATTAGAAATACTGAATACTTGTGGGATTtctttgtaatttattttacagTTGAAAACAACGTGCATTTCTGACAGGAACGTTcaaactctatattttttttaaaaaaagtatataaattatagtatataGTATTAATACAGGTGCATTAGCATAAACATTACATGTACcccatttatatattttctgtGTCTGATCTCTCCATTTCTTTTTGAGACTTTTTGGAATTTTGTTTCAAAGTAAAAAAGGACTTTCCTCTAAGGTATTTTTCTGTTTCTTATTTTGGTGAATTATGATCTGTtgctttcatatatttttttttggtttcttgAAGTTGCTGAcatatatgtgcatatgttattttttttgttgtttcttggGTTGTTTGTTAAGTTCTTGGAAAAAAGATTggttttttatgtgttttatagGATTTTCTTGGACTGTTTCTTGAGCTTTTTTATATGTCTGAGGGAATATTCTTGGGGTTTGGATCTTGTTTGAGAACTGGGGTTTTGACTTGGATTGATTTGATCAATTGAGTTGTTTTTTAGGGGAGAGATATTGGACTTTAAAGTATGTGATTTGATTACTTTGCTAGTTTAAATAAACCCCAGTAAaggtttttttttggtttagttcTTCCCtgatcctttttctttttgggttTGGAAAGTAAATGTCTTCCctccattttaatttgtttgtctggtTTGAAATTGACACGGAATTTTGAGAAAGTCAGAAAGCTTTTGTATCTTGTAGTTTTAAGTatgtgaaaaattgaaattgaagagTTGCTAAACAAGGaaagtaacatttttttttagacGAACTAAAAGGGAAAGTAAGACAAATATGTAAAAGCAGAAGCTTTGAGTTTATGCTGCAGGCGTATGAATATTATAGTGTTTGCGGTTCAACAAAATTTGGGTGATGCATGAAAATTGTTATAAGGTTCTGTAATTGAAttgttgattaaaaaaaaagccAACTTTTCTTTTTGTGTGTGAGTTGAATTGTATCACATGCATATAAAAGTCTGGTTGTGTTTTCTTGACATATCTTTATTGTTTCATTGCAGGGTGCATCACAGATTCCGTTGTGTCTAAGTTTCAAAAATTTCCTGTTATTTGTGTTCAATTATCATTCTACCGATTGACAAATATGGATGTAATGGGGGACTATggtaaaggaaaaattaaaggTCCTATTAGTATAACATCAGCTTTAACTTCAGCATTTCTTGAATGGTTGCTCATGATTTTTCTGTTTATTGACGGTGGTTTTGCCTACTTAGTCACGAAGTTTGCCCAGTATTGCCAATTGCAAGTTCCATGTTTGCTTTGCTCGAGGCTTGATCATGTTCTTGGCAAAGAAAGAGCTGGATTTTACTGGGAATTAATCTGCCCTAATCATAAGTATAGGATATCTTCATTAGTTCTAtgtcataatcacaataacCTTGTTGATGTTCATGGGATGTGTGAGAGTTGCCTATTCTCGTTTGCCACAGTAAATAAGTCGAATGCTGAAACCTACCGATTGCTGGTTGGAAAATTGGGGGCAGAGCCTTACCTAACTGATGAGGATCCTTTACTCGAggagaaaacaaagagttcGTCAGGAGTAAGAAAATGTTATTGTTGTAAAGAGGAATTTGTTACCGGAGGATATGCTAAAAAATTGTTCAAGATTACATCTTCATGTACTGACACAGTTGAACTAGATGCACCTTTGTCTGTGACTAATGGACAAGAGAGGGGTGACCCCAAGGAGATTGAAAATG is part of the Solanum lycopersicum chromosome 1, SLM_r2.1 genome and harbors:
- the LOC101255138 gene encoding uncharacterized protein isoform X1, which encodes MANHELILGQNNDLAVGGENQEIVFDHTHPMGISQNHNNELELAQNHNHELELAQNHNHELELAQNHNHEHEMGIGQSQDHEGNHEHEYDHENGLSMEQKPEHENQELPTENNELDISEHDELGIEENQELDDNLELAVVESHDMGVEPAHEYELHDGQMVLASSTHVLQARTMSTTPDFELHVGQEFPDVKSCRRALRDTAIALHFEIQTIKSDKTRFTAKCASEECPWRIHAAKLPGVPTFTIRTIHDNHTCGGIAHLGHQQASVQWVANSVEQRLRENPNCKPKEILEEIHRVHGITLSYKQAWRGKERIMAAMRGSFEEGYRLLPQYCEQVKRTNPGSIASVYASPDDNCFQRLFISFQASIFGFLNACRPLLGLDRTFLKSKYLGTLLLATGFDGDGGLFPLAFGVVDEENDDNWMWFLSELHTLLEVNTENMPRLTILSDRQKGIVDGVEANFPTAFHGFCMRHLSESFRKEFNNTMLVNLLWEAAHALTIIEFEAKILEIEEISQDAAYWIRRIPPRLWATAYFEGTRFGHLTANIVEQLNNWILEASGLPIIQMMECIRRQLMTWFNERRETSMQWTSILVPTAEMRVADALERARTYQVLRANEAEFEVISHEGTNIVDIRNRRCLCQGWQLYGLPCAHAVAALLSCRQNVHRFTESCFTVATYRKTYSQTIHPVPDKSSWREMTEGDPDAAQAVEVIINPPKSLRPPGRPRKKRVRAEDRGRVKRVVHCSRCNQTGHFRTTCAAPI
- the LOC101255138 gene encoding uncharacterized protein isoform X2, with amino-acid sequence MRGMANHELILGQNNDLAVGGENQEIVFDHTHPMGISQNHNNELELAQNHNHELELAQNHNHELELAQNHNHEHEMGIGQSQDHEGNHEHEYDHENGLSMEQKPEHENQELPTENNELDISEHDELGIEENQELDDNLELAVVESHDMGVEPAHEYELHDGQMVLASSTHVLQARTMSTTPDFELHVGQEFPDVKSCRRALRDTAIALHFEIQTIKSDKTRFTAKCASEECPWRIHAAKLPGVPTFTIRTIHDNHTCGGIAHLGHQQASVQWVANSVEQRLRENPNCKPKEILEEIHRVHGITLSYKQAWRGKERIMAAMRGSFEEGYRLLPQYCEQVKRTNPGSIASVYASPDDNCFQRLFISFQASIFGFLNACRPLLGLDRTFLKSKYLGTLLLATGFDGDGGLFPLAFGVVDEENDDNWMWFLSELHTLLEVNTENMPRLTILSDRQKGIVDGVEANFPTAFHGFCMRHLSESFRKEFNNTMLVNLLWEAAHALTIIEFEAKILEIEEISQDAAYWIRRIPPRLWATAYFEGTRFGHLTANIVEQLNNWILEASGLPIIQMMECIRRQLMTWFNERRETSMQWTSILVPTAEMRVADALERARTYQVLRANEAEFEVISHEGTNIVDIRNRRCLCQGWQLYGLPCAHAVAALLSCRQNVHRFTESCFTVATYRKTYSQTIHPVPDKSSWREMTEGDPDAAQAVEVIINPPKSLRPPGRPRKKRVRAEDRGRVKRVVHCSRCNQTGHFRTTCAAPI